In a single window of the Longibacter salinarum genome:
- a CDS encoding metallophosphoesterase, producing the protein MRKAGYFLLALLCGVIIYGSVVEPRYRLHEKPVEAELPGLPRGWDGRQIALLADFQIGMWAGNTGVIRDAVDRAIRDSVSLALIAGDFVYKPDSSRVRRAVDIIRPLVDAGIPTVAVLGNHDYSLAHNTPKRIDQYAAYLEARLEGIGATVLQNEATPVTAGDDSLWVVGVGSVWAELADVDMAMESLPEGAPRIWLMHNAEAFREIPAEQAHLAFAGHTHGGQVRLIPGRQNSWLDIVRKGEIIGHGWAADSLGAAPNRIYINRGIGFSTIPMRINCRPELTKITLRRSDDVVPTRGPDESDLMGS; encoded by the coding sequence ATGCGAAAGGCTGGCTACTTCCTCCTCGCTCTCCTCTGTGGCGTCATCATTTATGGGAGCGTCGTCGAGCCGAGATACCGTCTCCACGAGAAACCGGTCGAGGCTGAGCTCCCAGGCTTACCCAGAGGCTGGGATGGCCGTCAGATTGCGCTTCTCGCGGACTTTCAGATCGGGATGTGGGCGGGCAACACCGGAGTGATTCGAGACGCGGTCGATCGTGCGATCCGCGACTCCGTTTCGCTCGCGCTTATCGCGGGCGATTTCGTCTACAAGCCCGACTCCTCCCGCGTGCGGCGGGCCGTTGATATCATCCGTCCGCTCGTGGATGCTGGCATTCCGACGGTCGCTGTGCTTGGAAATCACGACTACTCGCTGGCGCACAACACGCCGAAGCGTATCGATCAGTACGCTGCGTATCTCGAGGCGCGACTCGAAGGCATCGGCGCGACGGTTCTGCAAAACGAAGCAACGCCCGTGACGGCAGGAGACGATTCGCTGTGGGTCGTCGGCGTCGGCTCGGTGTGGGCAGAGCTCGCAGATGTGGACATGGCGATGGAGTCGCTACCGGAGGGCGCGCCGCGAATCTGGCTTATGCACAACGCGGAGGCGTTTCGCGAAATACCGGCGGAGCAAGCGCACCTTGCTTTTGCCGGCCACACGCACGGAGGGCAAGTTCGCCTCATCCCCGGAAGGCAAAACTCGTGGCTCGACATCGTTCGTAAAGGCGAGATCATTGGTCACGGATGGGCGGCCGACTCCCTTGGCGCCGCGCCTAATCGCATCTACATCAACCGGGGCATCGGTTTCTCCACCATTCCGATGCGGATCAACTGCCGTCCCGAGCTGACCAAAATTACGCTTCGTCGCTCGGATGATGTCGTGCCGACGCGCGGGCCGGACGAGTCCGACCTGATGGGTTCATAA
- a CDS encoding L,D-transpeptidase family protein, with amino-acid sequence MKRLHSKRLISLGTVLVIVTVLLAGCQDDSPPPLKRVLDDEVRTYDGARDSVVRRAYVQHEWQPVWLTKDGPTPEARALLRQLCEAPNEGLPRERYNAQGLIDTLRSAYIDPVDDDKAQSDSLRRATLASADIALTRAFLRYANDLSVGRLNPEDVQGTWHVDQDRAATIDVFEQAMQEGVQQTLDDISARHLDYVPLRQAFNRYRQIAQNGGWPTLPSGVTLAPGDSSETVTLLRRRLAATNDLEATASDSAAVATVYDGAVEQAVNHFQRRHGLEINGVVNDATRAALNVSADERARQLALNLERHRWLPENLGQDFIFVNLMDFRLNAFREGEEAMEMPVIVGEKDKQTTAFADTMSYVVFGPYWNIPKSIAIDEILPKVKDDEEYLAQNDYEVVNAAGDVVDASLLSKEALERYDVRLREKPGPGNSLGLVKFMFPNDHDIYLHDTPADHLFDAKTRTFSHGCVRVESPDQFAEFVLPDDWTEEKVREAMNADERKRVRLEKSLPVYLVYLTAWAEPDGAVHFRSDLYNHDDELRRALDEPEQRPKSCAQLDSFLQKLDEAANENDGLLTRVFR; translated from the coding sequence TTGAAACGTCTCCATTCGAAACGACTGATATCGCTTGGTACGGTCCTCGTCATAGTTACCGTGCTTCTTGCAGGGTGCCAGGATGATTCTCCACCGCCACTCAAGCGGGTTCTCGATGATGAGGTGCGCACCTACGATGGGGCTCGCGACAGTGTCGTACGGCGGGCGTATGTTCAGCATGAGTGGCAACCCGTCTGGTTGACGAAAGACGGGCCGACGCCAGAAGCTCGGGCTCTTCTTCGTCAATTGTGCGAGGCTCCGAACGAGGGCCTGCCCCGGGAACGATACAACGCGCAGGGGCTCATCGATACGTTGCGGTCTGCCTACATCGACCCGGTAGACGACGACAAGGCGCAATCCGATTCGCTCCGCCGGGCCACGCTCGCCTCCGCAGACATTGCGCTGACACGCGCGTTCTTGCGCTATGCGAACGACCTGAGCGTGGGCCGACTCAATCCGGAGGACGTGCAGGGAACGTGGCACGTCGACCAGGACCGTGCGGCGACCATCGACGTGTTCGAGCAGGCGATGCAGGAGGGCGTTCAACAAACACTCGACGACATCTCTGCTCGTCACCTCGATTACGTCCCGCTGCGTCAGGCCTTCAATCGCTACCGGCAGATTGCGCAGAACGGCGGGTGGCCAACGCTTCCGAGCGGGGTCACTCTCGCACCGGGCGACTCCAGCGAAACCGTGACGCTCCTCCGACGACGTCTCGCTGCAACCAACGACCTTGAGGCGACGGCGAGCGACTCCGCCGCGGTCGCGACCGTCTATGATGGTGCGGTCGAGCAGGCGGTGAATCACTTTCAGCGACGCCATGGACTGGAGATTAACGGCGTGGTCAACGACGCCACGCGAGCTGCACTGAACGTTAGTGCCGACGAACGCGCACGACAGCTTGCTCTAAACCTTGAGCGGCATCGCTGGCTGCCCGAAAACCTGGGGCAAGACTTCATCTTCGTCAACCTGATGGACTTTCGCCTGAACGCATTCCGCGAGGGGGAAGAGGCCATGGAGATGCCCGTCATCGTCGGGGAAAAGGACAAACAAACGACGGCGTTCGCTGACACCATGAGCTATGTCGTCTTCGGTCCGTACTGGAATATCCCGAAGTCCATCGCTATCGACGAGATCCTTCCCAAGGTGAAGGATGATGAGGAGTACTTGGCGCAAAACGACTACGAGGTCGTGAACGCTGCGGGGGACGTGGTCGACGCGTCGCTTCTGAGCAAGGAAGCACTGGAGCGTTATGACGTGCGTCTTCGTGAGAAACCCGGGCCGGGCAACTCGCTCGGCTTGGTCAAATTCATGTTCCCGAATGACCACGACATCTACCTCCACGACACGCCCGCCGATCACCTGTTCGATGCGAAGACGCGAACCTTCAGCCACGGTTGTGTGCGCGTCGAGAGCCCGGATCAGTTTGCGGAGTTTGTCCTCCCCGATGATTGGACGGAGGAGAAGGTTCGGGAGGCAATGAACGCGGACGAACGAAAACGCGTGCGGCTGGAAAAAAGTCTTCCAGTTTACCTCGTCTATCTAACGGCCTGGGCAGAGCCGGACGGCGCCGTACACTTTCGGAGCGACCTTTACAACCACGACGACGAGCTCCGCCGGGCCTTGGATGAGCCAGAGCAACGCCCGAAATCCTGTGCGCAGCTCGACTCATTTCTACAGAAACTCGACGAAGCCGCGAACGAAAATGACGGTCTTCTGACGAGGGTCTTTCGCTAA
- a CDS encoding D-Ala-D-Ala carboxypeptidase family metallohydrolase, translating to MLRALSCLLVLAFVFIGPTGVSTGQPVAFDEVGPLTPREAEAESDFMLQVDDDVVPYSVMATFVMPGETLPLDVLLPSGTNDFTARAEAGDLDAKSGRPGWTWTAPEKPGLVPIVVEDAVSGEQIRINAFVLTPFDHASNRLGEYRIGAYEAKPLRNDPAYQRPEGFVRVTKENRDVRVSPHFRLRQFLSKQVDRESTFPQYTLVRVPLLLKLEMILDEVQEEGFDVETLHVMSGFRTPYYNRLIGNTTSYSRHLYGGAADVYVDANGNGMMDDLTGDNRVTRADARFLANVVESMRDESWYEPLVGGLGVYGPAPHRGPFIHVDTRGRPARW from the coding sequence ATGCTACGCGCCCTGAGCTGCCTACTGGTTCTGGCTTTTGTGTTCATCGGACCCACCGGTGTCTCGACCGGGCAACCGGTCGCGTTCGACGAAGTGGGTCCGCTCACCCCGCGTGAGGCCGAAGCTGAGTCCGACTTCATGCTGCAGGTGGATGACGATGTCGTGCCGTACTCGGTCATGGCCACGTTTGTGATGCCGGGTGAGACGCTCCCGCTGGACGTTCTCCTACCATCCGGAACGAATGACTTCACGGCTCGCGCAGAGGCAGGAGACTTGGATGCCAAATCCGGACGCCCTGGATGGACGTGGACGGCGCCGGAGAAGCCGGGTCTCGTGCCGATCGTCGTCGAAGATGCTGTGAGCGGCGAGCAAATTCGCATCAACGCGTTCGTTTTGACCCCGTTTGATCACGCGAGTAACCGACTCGGGGAGTATCGCATCGGAGCTTACGAGGCGAAGCCGCTTCGCAACGACCCCGCCTATCAGCGGCCGGAAGGGTTTGTGCGGGTGACTAAAGAAAACCGAGACGTGCGTGTCAGCCCTCATTTTCGGCTGCGGCAATTCCTGAGCAAGCAGGTCGACCGTGAGAGCACGTTTCCGCAGTACACCCTCGTTCGCGTGCCGCTGCTCTTGAAGCTGGAGATGATCCTCGATGAGGTCCAGGAGGAGGGATTCGACGTGGAGACTCTGCACGTGATGAGCGGTTTTCGCACGCCCTATTACAATCGCCTCATCGGCAACACGACATCGTACAGCCGACATCTATATGGCGGTGCGGCGGATGTCTACGTGGATGCGAACGGAAATGGGATGATGGACGACCTGACGGGAGACAACCGGGTCACGCGAGCCGATGCCCGCTTTCTGGCGAACGTTGTGGAGTCCATGCGGGACGAGTCATGGTACGAGCCGCTCGTGGGTGGGCTCGGCGTCTATGGCCCGGCGCCGCACCGAGGCCCATTCATCCACGTCGACACCCGCGGCCGCCCCGCCCGCTGGTAG
- a CDS encoding Gfo/Idh/MocA family protein: MPDDSSSRSSSRRTFLKQAGSALALGAVGAPAVLLPQRQKPIGVALCGLGTYSTTQLAPGLQETERCELRGIITGSPSKIPRWQRKYDIPDRNVYSYETLPEIANNDDIDVVYIVTPPGIHARDAIKAADAGKHVWCEKPMAMDEEECQSIIDAADRNGVQLTVGYRLQHEPNNRTIMRYAREQTYGAATSVRTGAGYNGAHPNPDDWRRDAELGGGALYDMGVYPINAARYATQMEPISVKGRLWSEREEMYSEVPEFATFEMKFPEGVTARGETSFGKSTNYLDVECADGSYQLRPFQTYSGVRGRTSDGTRLPPAGGDQQARQMDNDAQAIQNDTAPIVPGTEGLTDIRIVRAIMQSSDNGEAWIDLS, encoded by the coding sequence ATGCCAGACGACTCCAGCTCACGGTCCTCCTCCCGGCGCACGTTTCTGAAGCAGGCCGGCTCGGCGCTGGCCCTGGGCGCCGTCGGCGCACCGGCAGTCCTCCTTCCCCAGAGGCAGAAACCAATTGGCGTCGCACTGTGCGGCCTCGGCACGTACAGCACCACCCAACTCGCACCGGGACTGCAAGAAACGGAGCGCTGCGAACTGCGCGGCATCATCACGGGGTCGCCGAGCAAGATTCCTCGCTGGCAGCGGAAGTACGATATTCCCGACCGGAACGTCTACAGCTACGAGACGCTGCCGGAGATAGCGAATAACGACGACATCGATGTCGTCTACATCGTCACGCCACCCGGCATTCACGCCCGTGACGCCATCAAAGCCGCGGATGCGGGGAAGCACGTCTGGTGCGAAAAGCCCATGGCCATGGACGAAGAGGAATGCCAGTCGATCATCGACGCCGCGGACCGAAACGGCGTGCAGCTCACCGTCGGCTACCGGCTCCAGCACGAGCCCAACAACCGGACGATCATGCGCTACGCCCGGGAGCAAACCTACGGCGCCGCCACCTCGGTGCGAACCGGCGCGGGCTACAACGGGGCGCACCCGAACCCGGACGACTGGCGTCGCGACGCAGAACTCGGCGGCGGGGCGCTCTACGATATGGGCGTATACCCTATCAATGCTGCCCGGTACGCGACCCAGATGGAACCGATCTCGGTGAAAGGGCGGCTCTGGTCCGAGCGAGAGGAGATGTATAGCGAGGTGCCCGAGTTCGCCACCTTCGAAATGAAATTCCCCGAGGGCGTGACCGCCCGCGGGGAGACGAGCTTCGGCAAGTCGACGAACTACCTGGACGTCGAGTGCGCGGACGGGTCCTACCAGCTGCGGCCCTTCCAGACGTACAGCGGCGTCCGCGGCCGCACAAGCGACGGCACGCGCCTCCCGCCCGCCGGCGGAGACCAGCAAGCCCGCCAGATGGACAATGACGCGCAGGCTATCCAGAACGACACCGCCCCGATCGTCCCAGGTACGGAGGGGTTGACCGACATCCGAATCGTGCGCGCCATCATGCAATCGTCGGACAACGGCGAAGCGTGGATCGACCTTTCGTGA
- the ric gene encoding iron-sulfur cluster repair di-iron protein encodes MSVPNLLDTSVGDLVAERPDRARVFDALKIDYCCGGGRSLREAAEAKDLDPDAVVAMVSTPSGPDETPAETWTDRPLDQLIEHIIGSHHNFLRSELPRLSRHFERVEWAHGEEATWVSEARGVFTELRDELVDHMRKEEEIVFPLIQAAAKGSNGPDTSELDTDPLHQMIEEHDEAGDALQKLRRLSNDYTPPEWACPTFRALINGLRDLESDMHRHVHKENHILFPRARAILN; translated from the coding sequence ATGTCAGTCCCAAATCTTCTCGACACTTCCGTGGGCGATCTTGTTGCCGAACGCCCGGATCGTGCCCGTGTCTTCGACGCCCTGAAAATCGACTATTGCTGCGGGGGCGGTCGCTCGCTTCGTGAAGCAGCGGAAGCAAAAGACCTCGACCCGGATGCCGTTGTAGCGATGGTCAGTACGCCGAGCGGGCCTGACGAGACGCCCGCAGAGACGTGGACGGACCGTCCGCTCGATCAGCTGATCGAACACATTATCGGGTCGCATCACAACTTCCTCCGCTCTGAACTCCCGCGTCTCAGCCGTCACTTCGAGCGCGTCGAATGGGCGCACGGCGAAGAGGCAACCTGGGTGAGCGAAGCGAGAGGGGTCTTCACCGAATTGCGCGACGAGCTCGTCGACCACATGCGCAAGGAAGAGGAGATCGTCTTCCCACTAATTCAGGCGGCCGCCAAAGGATCGAACGGCCCCGACACCAGCGAACTCGACACCGATCCGCTCCACCAGATGATCGAGGAGCACGACGAAGCAGGCGATGCTCTTCAGAAACTCCGTCGCCTGAGCAACGACTACACGCCCCCCGAATGGGCCTGCCCGACGTTCCGGGCGCTCATCAATGGACTGCGGGACCTCGAGTCGGACATGCACCGGCACGTACACAAGGAGAACCACATTCTCTTTCCCCGTGCGCGGGCCATCTTGAACTAG
- a CDS encoding ABC transporter permease subunit: protein MTALSTTRSALSSSAKIFSYELSDVLRNNGVLAYAVFFALAAEGFFRFSGSSESVLLGLMNVVLFLVPLVCAIFGTMYLYNAREFTELMLSQPVRRSSLFFGLYTGLAVPLAASFVIGVALPFVLRGAVAGNGVELALLLGIGVILTFVFVGLAALVSTYVQDKVRGLAVSVIGWLFFAVIYDGLVLVIASTYTAYPLEKPMIGLTMLNPIDLGRVLLMLQFDISALMGYTGAIFEQFFGSAWGMALSFSALALWVVIPLAIALRGFQKKDF from the coding sequence ATGACGGCCCTCTCCACCACCCGATCGGCGCTTTCCTCGAGTGCCAAAATCTTTTCGTACGAACTGAGCGATGTCCTGCGCAACAACGGCGTGCTCGCCTACGCGGTCTTCTTCGCTCTCGCCGCGGAGGGCTTCTTCCGCTTCAGCGGCAGCAGCGAATCGGTCCTGCTTGGGCTAATGAACGTTGTTCTGTTCCTCGTCCCGCTGGTGTGCGCCATTTTCGGGACGATGTATCTGTACAACGCCCGGGAGTTTACCGAGCTCATGCTGTCGCAGCCGGTTCGCCGGTCGAGCCTCTTCTTTGGCCTGTATACCGGCCTCGCTGTGCCGCTCGCAGCCAGCTTCGTCATCGGCGTCGCACTTCCGTTCGTCCTGCGCGGTGCCGTCGCGGGGAACGGGGTGGAGCTCGCGCTCCTGCTCGGCATCGGCGTCATACTCACGTTCGTGTTCGTCGGTCTGGCCGCGCTGGTCTCGACGTACGTGCAGGACAAGGTGCGCGGCCTCGCCGTCTCGGTCATCGGCTGGCTGTTCTTTGCCGTGATCTACGACGGACTCGTGCTCGTGATCGCTAGCACCTACACCGCTTATCCGCTGGAGAAACCGATGATCGGCCTTACGATGCTCAATCCGATCGACCTCGGCCGCGTCCTGCTGATGCTGCAGTTCGACATCTCCGCCCTGATGGGCTACACCGGCGCAATCTTCGAGCAGTTCTTCGGCAGCGCGTGGGGCATGGCGCTCTCCTTCAGTGCCCTGGCGCTGTGGGTTGTCATCCCGCTCGCGATCGCCCTGCGCGGCTTCCAGAAAAAAGACTTTTAG
- a CDS encoding ABC transporter ATP-binding protein gives MTLSALRTQTADRSPLRPVPRPAPAPSMIDLQNLKKRFGDLRVLRGVTTHVAKGDITAIVGPNGSGKTTLIKCILGLVRPDAGTVTIDGTTLDGSWQYRERIGYMPQGAPFPENLTAREIIAMLKDLRGNPENTDEELIDAFDLAPELDKPIRTLSGGNRQKVNAVTAFLFRPDLVILDEPTAGLDPTASSVLKDKIQAERQAGTTFILTSHVMSELEELADHLAFLLNGTIQFNGPIDDLKQSTGCHNLERAIAHLMQGNQI, from the coding sequence ATGACGCTCTCTGCCCTCCGCACCCAAACGGCCGACCGGTCGCCCCTTCGGCCTGTGCCTCGGCCCGCACCTGCCCCTTCCATGATTGACCTTCAGAACCTCAAAAAACGATTCGGTGATCTACGTGTCCTCCGCGGAGTGACCACGCACGTAGCGAAGGGGGACATAACCGCTATCGTCGGACCGAATGGCTCTGGAAAAACGACGCTCATCAAGTGCATCCTTGGCCTCGTGCGACCGGACGCCGGCACCGTCACGATCGACGGGACGACGCTCGATGGAAGCTGGCAATACCGCGAGCGGATCGGCTACATGCCACAGGGCGCCCCCTTTCCGGAAAACCTGACGGCGCGCGAGATTATCGCAATGCTGAAAGATCTGCGCGGCAACCCCGAAAATACCGACGAGGAGCTCATCGATGCCTTCGACCTGGCACCGGAGCTGGATAAGCCGATCCGGACGCTTTCCGGCGGCAACCGGCAGAAGGTCAATGCCGTCACGGCGTTCCTTTTTCGCCCTGACCTCGTCATCCTCGACGAACCGACCGCCGGTCTCGACCCGACGGCCAGCAGCGTGCTGAAAGACAAAATCCAGGCGGAGCGACAGGCCGGTACCACCTTCATCCTGACCTCGCACGTCATGAGCGAGCTGGAAGAACTGGCGGACCACCTCGCATTCCTGCTCAACGGCACCATTCAGTTCAACGGGCCGATCGACGACCTCAAGCAATCGACCGGCTGCCACAACCTCGAACGCGCCATCGCCCACCTGATGCAAGGCAACCAGATATGA
- a CDS encoding nitrous oxide reductase family maturation protein NosD, with protein sequence MRRCFPDIRAAIALLAAAVLLVGPAQAQPTPQTLTVSPDGPIRTISKAIKQARPGAHITVRPGTYREPTIVIETPGLTLEGTGRPVIDGEEDRQLIHVRADSVTIRGLDLRNVGTSFTEDRAAIKVEQSRGCVIENNRLDNAFFGIWIGKSEGCRIAGNELQAYQDRESMAGNGIQLWYSRDMTIENNTVRGHRDGIYFEFVEESTVTNNHSEDNLRYGLHFMYSDHCRYENNLFRENGAGVAVMFTRHVEMIGNRFVRNWGSAAYGLLLKDIYDSTISGNEFIENTIGVYSENSTRVEVTGNTFRNNGWGAKVLANSQDNLFAQNNFIGNSFDVTTNSQQNPNTFRGNYWSAYTGYDLDRDGVGDVPYRPVRLFAYLIEKNEPSIILMRSLFVDLLDAAERVVPTITPETLVDARPSMHRLPLRP encoded by the coding sequence ATGCGACGATGCTTCCCTGACATTCGAGCTGCCATCGCCCTCCTGGCTGCCGCCGTTCTGCTTGTCGGTCCGGCCCAGGCCCAACCGACGCCGCAGACGCTCACCGTCTCCCCCGATGGCCCGATTCGGACCATTTCCAAGGCGATCAAACAGGCCCGACCCGGCGCCCACATCACCGTTCGCCCCGGCACGTACCGCGAGCCGACGATCGTGATCGAGACGCCCGGCCTAACCCTCGAAGGCACCGGGCGTCCCGTCATCGACGGCGAGGAGGACCGGCAGCTGATCCACGTCCGCGCCGATAGCGTGACGATCCGAGGCCTCGACCTCCGCAACGTGGGCACGAGCTTCACGGAAGATCGCGCCGCGATTAAAGTCGAACAGAGCCGAGGATGCGTCATCGAAAATAACCGGCTCGACAACGCCTTCTTCGGCATCTGGATCGGCAAATCCGAGGGCTGCCGCATCGCAGGCAATGAGCTACAGGCGTACCAGGACCGCGAGTCCATGGCCGGCAACGGCATCCAGCTCTGGTACTCGCGCGACATGACGATCGAAAACAACACCGTCAGGGGCCACCGCGATGGCATCTACTTCGAGTTCGTCGAAGAGAGCACCGTCACCAACAACCACAGTGAGGACAATCTGCGGTACGGGCTCCACTTCATGTACTCGGACCACTGCCGGTACGAAAACAACCTGTTTCGCGAGAACGGCGCCGGCGTAGCCGTGATGTTTACGCGCCACGTCGAGATGATCGGGAACCGCTTCGTCCGCAACTGGGGAAGCGCCGCCTACGGACTTCTGCTCAAGGACATCTACGACAGCACCATCTCCGGCAACGAGTTCATCGAGAACACCATCGGCGTCTATTCTGAAAACTCGACGCGCGTGGAGGTAACGGGAAACACGTTCCGGAATAACGGCTGGGGCGCGAAGGTGCTGGCCAACTCGCAGGACAACCTGTTTGCCCAAAATAACTTCATCGGCAACTCCTTCGATGTCACGACAAACAGCCAGCAGAACCCGAACACGTTCCGTGGCAACTACTGGAGCGCTTACACCGGCTACGATCTTGACCGCGACGGCGTGGGCGACGTGCCCTATCGCCCCGTGCGCCTTTTCGCCTACCTCATCGAGAAGAACGAGCCGAGCATCATCCTGATGCGCAGCCTCTTCGTCGACCTGCTTGATGCCGCCGAACGCGTGGTCCCCACGATCACGCCCGAGACGCTCGTCGACGCTCGCCCCTCCATGCACCGCCTCCCTCTCCGCCCATGA
- a CDS encoding nitrous oxide reductase accessory protein NosL, with amino-acid sequence MMLRSLLFAALTALLLGCSPEPEPIRYGNDACSFCRMTIADARYGAELVTTTGKTYTFDSVECLAGFVNENTGPNKVDIHSLWVSDYKRPGTLINVDDAFFIQGGTLRSPMAMNVAAFSASASSPQTVADSTGGTVTKWDHLRTMVRERNADSSHTSGHHSMPTGHTGLRQMPFSGS; translated from the coding sequence ATGATGCTACGCTCGCTTCTATTTGCCGCACTTACGGCCCTGTTGCTCGGGTGCTCGCCGGAGCCGGAACCCATCCGGTATGGCAACGACGCCTGCTCCTTCTGCCGAATGACCATTGCCGATGCGCGATACGGCGCTGAGCTCGTCACGACCACAGGCAAGACCTACACCTTCGACTCCGTCGAGTGCCTCGCTGGCTTCGTGAACGAAAACACCGGTCCGAACAAGGTGGACATCCACTCGCTCTGGGTCTCGGACTACAAACGGCCCGGCACACTGATTAATGTCGACGACGCCTTCTTCATACAGGGGGGAACGCTCCGCAGCCCGATGGCCATGAATGTGGCCGCCTTCTCCGCATCGGCATCCTCCCCCCAAACCGTTGCCGACTCCACCGGCGGCACGGTGACAAAATGGGATCACCTCAGGACGATGGTCCGCGAACGGAACGCCGACTCCTCCCACACGAGCGGGCACCACAGCATGCCGACCGGCCACACCGGACTCAGACAGATGCCCTTTTCCGGTTCGTAG